One Vicinamibacteria bacterium genomic window carries:
- the trxA gene encoding thioredoxin — protein sequence MSEQIETFTDQNWGEVLASVQPVLVDFWAEWCKPCLAMVPDIEAVAQLYKGRLRVGKLNVEENNDVPFKYNITAMPTLIVLKGGQVLEQRVGKMSKEALVKLLEPHLG from the coding sequence ATGTCCGAGCAGATCGAAACCTTCACGGACCAGAACTGGGGTGAGGTTCTGGCCTCGGTCCAGCCTGTCCTTGTGGATTTCTGGGCGGAATGGTGCAAGCCATGCTTGGCCATGGTGCCTGACATCGAGGCGGTAGCCCAGCTCTACAAGGGTCGGCTGAGGGTGGGCAAGCTCAACGTCGAGGAGAACAACGACGTTCCCTTCAAGTACAACATCACGGCCATGCCCACCCTGATCGTGCTCAAGGGGGGCCAGGTGCTGGAGCAGCGCGTGGGCAAGATGTCCAAGGAGGCCCTCGTCAAGCTCCTAGAGCCGCACCTCGGCTAG